One window of the Trifolium pratense cultivar HEN17-A07 linkage group LG2, ARS_RC_1.1, whole genome shotgun sequence genome contains the following:
- the LOC123908066 gene encoding zinc finger CCCH domain-containing protein 55-like codes for MGSCEATNVVLAKVKNFDPENASKIMGYLLMNLEEYELVRLACCPDHVIHNLAIRVKTHLGMTLSTPSSPSPLNPIGRIVSSSTNPFSKSSPRGGTNGFDFNRNPPSPSSNVWPPPSFQKNPISPKFNPLLSFENIQGGGVGVGVGSSSFSPRVNNGDCDFVDEQQLNEYFPFLNEGSNGDDVVDPRLEMSLGGQNWISGNNGDTHNIHRRSYSANDASFGVEESGLGFGFKPCLYFARGFCKNGSNCKFVHGDSIDANSAAIVGSPSKFEGLEQHEEFMRFKAAQHQRLVAASQLAAGGTSPSSYDKYIDFLMQQHNDNQRAAAAAAFMMGEEYYNISGRGRPERNEFLAMVAGDKPNSASRQIYLTFPAESTFKDEDVSEYFSKYGPVQDVRIPYQQKRMFGFVTFVFPETVRMILSKGNPHFICDSRVLVKPYKEKGKVPDKRQHQQQQLERGDFSPCLSPSGFDSKEHFDFHPGARMLNNPHDILLRRKMEEQAELQQVLEFQQMRLKSLQLPDFKNNPIYHHQRSFSVGAPLAFPHQLHSHVNHAGLSSDDIQGDITGYGGSLTSAGSLGAATEQQKEADPSCIDAAAAASENENAKGIAKSEGIAKSEAVDLGTRNVEQTLPDSLFASPTKAAGDYQSDFSPQEELNESTAVSTSSSQKFESTTASGDNMASL; via the exons ATGGGTTCTTGTGAAGCAACAAATGTAGTTCTTGCTAAAGTCAAAAACTTTGACCCTGAAAATGCTTCAAAAATCATGGGTTATCTTCTGATGAATCTTGAAGAATATGAATTAGTACGTTTAGCATGTTGTCCTGACCATGTTATTCATAATCTTGCTATTAGGGTCAAAACCCATTTGGGTATGACACTTTCTACCCCTTCATCTCCTTCTCCTCTTAACCCAATTGGTAGAATTGTTTCTTCTTCTACAAACCCATTTTCAAAATCTTCTCCTAGAGGTGGTACTAATGGTTTTGACTTCAATAGGAACCCTCCTTCACCTTCTTCCAATGTTTGGCCACCACCCTCTTTTCAAAAGAATCCAATTAGTCCAAAGTTTAACCCTTTACTCTCTTTTGAGAATATCCAAGGTGGTGGTGTTGGTGTTGGTGTTGGTTCTAGTTCTTTCTCACCAAGGGTTAATAATGGTGATTGTGATTTTGTTGATGAGCAACAGTTGAATGAGTATTTTCCTTTTCTTAATGAGGGGTCTAACGGCGACGATGTGGTCGATCCGCGTCTTGAAATGAGTCTTGGTGGTCAGAATTGGATCTCTGGTAACAATGGTGATACTCATAATATTCACAGGAGGAGTTATTCTGCAAATGATGCTAGTTTTGGTGTTGAAGAAAGTGGACTAGGATTTGGTTTTAAACCATGTCTTTACTTTGCTAGAGGGTTTTGTAAAAATGGTTCTAATTGCAAGTTTGTTCATGGTGATTCAATTGATGCTAATTCTGCTGCTATTGTTGGTTCACCCTCTAAGTTTGAGGGATTGGAACAGCATGAAGAGTTCATGAGGTTTAAGGCTGCTCAGCATCAAAGATTGGTTGCTGCATCACAACTTGCTGCTGGTGGAACATCGCCGTCTTCGTACGACAAGTACATTGACTTTCTGATGCAGCAGCACAATGATAACCAAAg AGCTGCGGCTGCAGCAGCGTTTATGATGGGTGAAGAATATTACAACATTAGTGGACGCGGCAGGCCCGAAAGGAACGAGTTTCTTGCTATGGTTGCTGGTGATAAGCCAAACTCCGCTTCGCGACAGATTTATTTAACCTTTCCTGCTGAAAGCACATTCAAAGATGAAGATGTTTCGGAGTACTTTAG CAAATATGGACCTGTCCAAGATGTGAGAATTCCTTACCAGCAAAAGCGTATGTTCGGTTTTGTTACCTTTGTCTTTCCTGAGACAGTGAGAATGATATTATCGAAAGGGAATCCTCATTTTATATGTGATTCACGCGTGCTTGTGAAACCCTACAAGGAGAAGGGAAAAGTTCCTGACAA GAGACAACATCAACAACAGCAATTAGAGAGGGGAGATTTTTCACCATGTTTAAGTCCCTCCGGATTTGACTCTAAAGAACATTTTGATTTCCATCCCG GAGCAAGAATGTTGAACAATCCGCATGATATCTTATTGAGAAGAAAAATGGAGGAGCAGGCTGAGTTGCAGCAAGTCCTTGAATTCCAACAAATGAGGCTGAAGAGTCTGCAGCTTCCAGATTTCAAGAATAATCCGATTTACCACCACCAGCGCAGTTTCTCTGTTGGGGCTCCTTTGGCTTTTCCGCATCAACTTCATAGCCATGTTAACCATGCAGGTCTTTCTTCTGATGACATTCAAGGGGACATTACAG GCTATGGTGGCAGCCTCACTTCTGCTGGTTCGTTAGGTGCTGCAACTGAGCAGCAGAAAGAAGCTGATCCATCTTGTATtgatgctgctgctgctgcttctGAGAATGAGAATGCAAAGGGTATTGCAAAGTCTGAGGGTATTGCAAAGTCTGAGGCCGTAGATCTTGGCACTAG AAATGTGGAGCAAACCCTTCCTGACAGTCTGTTTGCTTCACCAACAAAAGCCGCCGGAGATTATCAGTCTGATTTCTCTCCACAGGAAGAGCTCAATGAGAGTACTGCAGTTTCAACTAGCTCATCTCAGAAGTTTGAATCGACAACTGCTTCGGGTGATAACATGGCCTCCCTTTAA